In one Drosophila pseudoobscura strain MV-25-SWS-2005 chromosome X, UCI_Dpse_MV25, whole genome shotgun sequence genomic region, the following are encoded:
- the MFS10 gene encoding putative inorganic phosphate cotransporter, with product MPPHKWTDETRDASCYYGDGDDAANRRHHSSSSLDDDDDDDDADDEQEAFCAGDRPLIRGGSSGVGGTAAAGVEGSDGCGLKTRHIFGLMGFLGFAVVYAMRVNLSVAIVAMVNQTAIPHSNGSVVDDDTCPMPEPGRNDSGHRMPEGEFVWDEATQGLVLGSFFYGYVLTQIPGGRMAELIGGKLIYGYGVLVTAIFTLLTPLAARWDLPLLILVRILEGMGEGVTYPAMHAMLAHWIPPLERNKFAAIVYAGSNIGTVISMPLAGWLCSLDFLGGWPSAFYIFGLLGILWFGCWMYLVYDRPSMHPRISLKEREYIERSLRTQSLISQDDEEEEEEGEENGEGVRLRHGEDDNIPWRSLFTSVPLWAILLTQCGQGWAFYTQLTELPTYMSNILHFDIQSNALLNAVPYLTAWFVGIACSALADWMLARRYISLLNSYKLWNTVASVVPSLGLIGIIYVGCDWVWVTFMLAGVGSFGGAVYAGNQMNHIALSPRYAGTMYGITNSAANICGFLAPYVIGLIINHRETLTQWHIVFWLAAGLNIGGNFIYLIFASAEEQSWSRADRRSNSGTGSRAPLRT from the exons ATGCCGCCGCACAAGTGGACGGACGAGACGCGGGACGCCTCCTGCTACTACGGGGACGGTGATGATGCTGCCAACAGGCGGcaccactcctcctcctccctcgacgacgacgacgacgatgatgatgcggATGACGAGCAGGAGGCGTTCTGCGCTGGCGACAGGCCGCTCATTAGGGGCGGCAGCAGTGGCGTTGGCGGGACGGCCGCAGCGGGAG TTGAGGGAAGTGACGGCTGCGGCCTGAAGACACGCCACATTTTCGGCCTGATGGGATTCCTGGGCTTCGCCGTGGTCTATGCCATGCGGGTAAACCTGTCGGTGGCCATTGTGGCCATGGTCAACCAAACGGCCATTCCGCACAGCAACGGGTCCGTGGTGGACGATGACACCTGCCCCATGCCGGAGCCGGGGCGCAACGACAGCGGCCACCGGATGCCCGAGGGCGAGTTCGTCTGGGACGAGGCCACCCAAGGCCTGGTGCTGGGGAGCTTCTTCTACGGCTACGTGCTCACCCAGATTCCGGGCGGCCGCATGGCCGAACTAATTGGCGGAAAACTGATCTACGGCTACGGAGTGCTGGTCACGGCCATCTTCACGCTCCTCACGCCTCTGGCTGCGCGCTGGGACCTTCCGCTGCTCATCCTGGTGCGTATACTCGAAGGCATGGGCGAGGGCGTCACATATCCGGCCATGCACGCGATGCTGGCCCACTGGATACCGCCGTTGGAGCGCAACAAGTTCGCAGCAATCGTTTATGCTGGCTCCAACATCGGCACTGTGATCTCCATGCCCCTGGCTGGATGGCTCTGCTCGCTGGACTTCCTCGGCGGCTGGCCCTCGGCGTTCTACATCTTTGGACTGCTGGGCATCCTGTGGTTCGGCTGCTGGATGTACCTGGTGTACGACAGGCCCAGCATGCATCCGCGCATCTCCCTCAAGGAGCGGGAGTACATCGAGAGGAGTCTTCGCACTCAGTCCCTGATCAGCCAGGATgacgaggaggaagaggaggagggcGAAGAGAATGGAGAAGGCGTTCGGCTGCGACATGGGGAGGATGACAACATACCCTGGCGCTCGCTGTTCACTTCGGTGCCGCTGTGGGCCATCCTGCTGACGCAGTGCGGCCAGGGCTGGGCCTTTTACACGCAACTGACGGAATTGCCCACCTATATGAGCAACATCCTGCACTTTGACATCCAGTCGAATGCCCTGCTCAACGCCGTGCCCTACCTCACGGCCTGGTTTGTGGGTATCGCCTGCTCTGCCCTGGCCGACTGGATGCTGGCCAGGCGCTACATTTCGCTGCTCAACTCCTACAAGCTGTGGAACACGGTGGCCTCCGTGGTGCCGTCATTGGGCCTGATCGGCATCATTTACGTGGGCTGCGACTGGGTATGGGTCACCTTCATGCTGGCGGGCGTTGGCTCCTTCGGCGGCGCCGTCTACGCCGGCAACCAGATGAACCACATTGCTTTGAGTCCACGCTATGCGGGTACCATGTACGGCATCACGAATTCGGCGGCCAACATCTGCGGCTTCTTGGCTCCCTACGTAATCGGGTTGATCATCAACCACCGCGAGACCCTCACCCAGTGGCACATTGTCTtctggctggcagcgggtctgAATATCGGCGGCAACTTTATCTACCTAATCTTTGCCAGTGCCGAGGAGCAAAGCTGGTCGCGAGCTGATCGTCGTAGCAATTCGGGCACGGGCTCGAGGGCACCCCTGCGCACCTAG